The Pontibacter pudoricolor genome contains a region encoding:
- a CDS encoding GNAT family N-acetyltransferase, producing the protein MNFEKDLHLESDRALLRPLQAHDLEQLQTIALDADTWRWNVTKITNTQDLQDWAQTAFTDRQLKRRYSFVILDKTTGRLAGSTSYGNISEADKRLEIGWTWIGKDFRGTGLNRHCKFLLLSYAFEVLQFERVELKTDVLNARSRQAMRKIGATEEGVLRSHTLMHDGRRRDTIYYSILKSEWPDIKATIFADLGSYSTHV; encoded by the coding sequence ATGAACTTCGAAAAAGACCTGCACCTTGAGAGCGACCGCGCCCTGTTAAGACCTTTACAAGCCCATGACCTGGAGCAGCTGCAAACTATAGCTTTGGATGCCGACACCTGGCGCTGGAACGTAACGAAGATCACCAACACGCAAGACCTGCAGGACTGGGCACAAACCGCTTTTACCGACAGGCAACTGAAGCGCCGCTATAGTTTCGTGATCCTGGATAAAACTACCGGAAGACTGGCTGGCAGCACCAGCTACGGAAACATTTCGGAAGCAGATAAACGCCTGGAAATTGGCTGGACCTGGATCGGAAAAGATTTTAGAGGCACCGGCCTGAACCGCCATTGCAAATTTCTGTTACTGAGCTATGCTTTTGAGGTGCTGCAGTTTGAGCGGGTAGAGTTAAAAACAGATGTGCTGAATGCAAGATCGAGGCAGGCGATGCGCAAGATTGGCGCAACCGAAGAGGGAGTTTTGCGCAGCCATACCCTGATGCACGACGGCCGCCGGCGAGATACCATTTACTACAGCATCTTAAAGTCTGAATGGCCAGACATAAAAGCCACCATTTTTGCAGATCTGGGCAGTTACAGCACACACGTATAG
- a CDS encoding glycosyltransferase family 4 protein yields the protein MELHHYPSKILMTADTVGGVWTYTLELARALEQTGTQVAVAVMGGRMTEEQQAEAATISNLTVYESDYKLEWMDNPWNDIEKAGEWLLQLRDEVQPDLIHLNGMAHAALDWGKPVVVVVHSCVLSWWKAVKEADAPKEWNKYKELVTKGLQAADVVVAPTQAMMHQAEELYGPFKKSSVIYNGRGQHNFQFGRKEPFVFSLGRVWDEAKNISMLAHIASELKWPVYIAGDDKHPATGKTIELENVHFLGKLTNKEVSDWLSRASIYALPAKYEPFGLTILEAAMSGCALVVGKTESQAEIWGNASKYTDPNNADELRDTINGLIDDEFCRNIMACRAVKRSHGFTSDQMAQDYNHIYRQLVNSAVAV from the coding sequence ATGGAATTACATCATTACCCTTCCAAGATTTTAATGACAGCCGATACCGTGGGTGGCGTCTGGACCTACACACTGGAACTGGCAAGAGCGCTTGAACAGACAGGCACACAGGTAGCAGTGGCTGTAATGGGTGGCCGCATGACAGAAGAGCAACAAGCCGAAGCCGCAACTATAAGCAACCTTACCGTTTATGAAAGCGACTATAAGCTGGAATGGATGGACAATCCCTGGAATGATATTGAGAAAGCCGGCGAATGGTTATTACAGCTGCGGGATGAAGTTCAGCCCGATCTAATTCACCTGAATGGCATGGCACACGCCGCCCTGGACTGGGGAAAGCCTGTAGTGGTGGTGGTGCACTCGTGTGTGCTGAGCTGGTGGAAAGCTGTAAAAGAGGCCGATGCTCCGAAGGAATGGAATAAATATAAAGAGCTTGTTACAAAAGGTTTGCAGGCTGCCGATGTGGTGGTAGCGCCAACACAGGCAATGATGCACCAGGCCGAAGAACTATACGGACCTTTCAAAAAAAGCAGTGTGATCTATAACGGGCGCGGGCAGCATAATTTCCAGTTCGGACGCAAAGAACCTTTTGTTTTCAGCCTGGGCCGCGTCTGGGACGAAGCCAAAAACATCTCGATGCTGGCACACATCGCCTCTGAACTTAAGTGGCCCGTTTACATTGCCGGCGACGACAAACACCCCGCAACCGGTAAAACGATAGAACTGGAGAACGTACATTTCCTGGGTAAACTCACCAATAAAGAAGTATCAGACTGGTTATCGAGAGCGTCCATTTATGCCCTGCCTGCCAAGTACGAACCTTTCGGTTTAACTATACTGGAAGCAGCCATGTCGGGGTGCGCGCTGGTGGTAGGCAAAACCGAAAGCCAGGCCGAGATCTGGGGTAATGCTTCCAAGTATACTGACCCGAATAATGCGGATGAGCTGCGCGATACAATAAATGGCCTGATTGATGATGAGTTCTGCCGTAATATAATGGCTTGCCGCGCTGTAAAACGCTCGCATGGCTTCACATCAGACCAAATGGCCCAGGACTATAACCATATTTACCGTCAGTTGGTAAATTCGGCGGTTGCCGTTTAA
- a CDS encoding histidine phosphatase family protein produces MDTPKPRRIFLIRHAKPQVTSKGLVNAKFARQYISDYDAADVEEFVLTHEAIPFKEIKKVHCSTLVRSQLTAKAIFGKDIELIIDANFREFERRIFSLPFIHLPIKLWLTGARILWFLGFNSRGIETFKAARKRARAAAKQLAEEANRETIAVLVAHGLLNFFIRRELKRLGWQQTLKEGNSFVSVNAFEKKQAGLL; encoded by the coding sequence TTGGATACCCCTAAACCACGACGTATTTTCCTGATAAGGCATGCAAAGCCGCAGGTAACCAGCAAAGGGCTTGTAAATGCAAAATTCGCACGCCAGTATATTTCTGATTACGATGCCGCCGACGTGGAAGAATTTGTACTCACTCACGAAGCCATTCCTTTTAAAGAAATAAAAAAAGTACACTGCAGCACACTGGTTCGCTCCCAGCTTACCGCAAAAGCCATTTTTGGCAAAGACATAGAGCTCATTATTGATGCTAACTTCCGGGAGTTTGAGCGCAGAATATTTTCGTTGCCATTCATTCACTTACCTATAAAACTATGGTTAACAGGTGCCCGCATCTTATGGTTTCTGGGTTTTAACAGCCGTGGCATCGAGACATTTAAAGCCGCCCGTAAACGTGCCCGCGCAGCCGCCAAACAACTGGCAGAAGAAGCTAACCGCGAAACTATAGCCGTGCTGGTAGCGCACGGGTTGTTAAATTTCTTTATCAGGCGTGAACTCAAGCGACTTGGCTGGCAGCAAACCCTGAAAGAAGGAAACAGTTTTGTCAGCGTGAATGCCTTCGAAAAAAAACAGGCCGGCCTTCTTTAA
- a CDS encoding pirin family protein, whose protein sequence is MSRKVIHKANTRGRANHGWLDSHHTFSFAGYYNPERMNFGLLRVLNDDIVAPGMGFGAHPHDNMEIISIPLSGELAHQDSAGNKEVIRTNDVQIMSAGSGLTHSEFNNSKTDQVKFLQIWVFPKEQNIKPRYEQKTFNPAERQNKLQTVVSPEKDAESIWINQDAWFTLGTLKSGFAEDYKLHKNGNGVYAFVLEGEVEIEGEMLNKRDGLGVSDIHTITIKASSDAELLLMEIPMN, encoded by the coding sequence ATGAGCAGAAAAGTAATTCATAAAGCTAACACAAGAGGCCGCGCCAACCATGGCTGGCTCGACTCGCACCATACCTTCAGTTTTGCAGGTTACTATAACCCTGAGCGCATGAATTTTGGGTTGCTGCGTGTGCTGAACGATGATATAGTGGCTCCGGGCATGGGCTTTGGTGCACATCCGCACGATAACATGGAGATCATCTCTATTCCGTTATCAGGCGAACTGGCGCACCAGGACAGCGCCGGCAACAAAGAAGTTATCCGGACAAACGATGTTCAGATCATGTCGGCGGGGAGTGGGTTAACGCACTCGGAGTTCAACAACTCTAAAACAGACCAGGTAAAATTTCTGCAGATCTGGGTATTCCCGAAAGAGCAGAACATAAAGCCCCGTTACGAGCAGAAAACCTTTAACCCAGCCGAGCGACAGAATAAACTACAAACGGTTGTTTCTCCGGAAAAAGACGCAGAAAGTATCTGGATTAACCAGGATGCCTGGTTTACTTTGGGTACACTGAAATCGGGTTTTGCGGAAGACTATAAACTGCATAAGAACGGCAATGGTGTGTATGCTTTTGTGCTGGAAGGCGAAGTAGAAATTGAAGGCGAAATGCTAAACAAGCGTGATGGGTTGGGTGTTTCTGATATTCATACTATAACTATAAAAGCTTCATCAGATGCAGAATTGCTGCTGATGGAAATACCGATGAACTAA
- a CDS encoding SusC/RagA family TonB-linked outer membrane protein: MKRILLCMLLCVCTLAGSAWAQTQVVSGRVTSATDGSALPGVTILEKGTSNGVTTNSTGDYQLTVSSNAVLQFRFVGMTTQEIPVNGRSTINVQLRSDEQQLEEVVVVGYGTQLKQELTGNVAQVSGEAIENIPAPSLESALQGRAAGVYINQGSGKLGSGMNIRIRGAASVSASNQPLYVVDGIPVTSSDIGTTNLEPLNPIADINPNDIESIEILKDASAAAIYGSRGSNGVVIITTKRGKAGKTNVNFNYYTGFSRPTKIREFLTGPEYIELFSEAAVNEDFDPAEIFDFFGLDVNSTVDENWDEEPFQDGSVSQYEVSLNGGNDKTRFYINGNYNTTDGIIVGNEFDRASGRLNIDHSISDRFRLGTNLSLIRTLNKRVSDDNAFSNPIQLNAIPSIQPKIDPETGELNRRTLYYNNLIDQRDGFNDALTYRTISTGFLEFDILQNLRFRTEHGVDFLNLQEELYLGRLTEDGGPSGYGYNSQFTSINYNTNNTLNYNTLVNDIHKLDFLIGFSYQDANSKSSSVEARGFPSDRFKKIVSASRIISGSSTGTDYAFLSYFTRANYVLNEKYLFSGSVRVDGSSRFGSENRFGTFPAASAGWIITGEDFLSDNAVLSFLKLRTSYGLTGNAEIANFAPLALYSAAAYEEESGLIPTTLPNPDLRWEKTKQLDVGLDYGLFNDRITGEIDYYIKKTDDLLLNLPLPATSGYSVITKNIGKLENKGFEFVINTQNFVGEFTWNTNFNIAFNRNKVTDLGGNTIFGDSRGLGQIREGEPMAVFWGPKYAGVDPDNGDALYYVRAGSDEVTNDYGQAEHQKLGNPNPKALGGLTNNFSYKGFDLSVLLQFVTGNDVYNMAGFFQSVNGDFFDNQTRDQLDRWQEPGDITDVPQARLFAGNGAGKSSRWMQDGSFLRINYVNLGYKLPEAWISKVKFTSARIYLQATNLHTFTDYDGYDPEVNTTYFGRSNVMLGHDFYTPPLAKTFTLGVNIGL; the protein is encoded by the coding sequence ATGAAACGAATTCTACTATGCATGTTACTATGCGTCTGCACGTTGGCAGGCAGCGCATGGGCCCAGACACAAGTCGTGTCTGGAAGAGTAACCTCCGCCACTGATGGCAGTGCGCTGCCAGGCGTAACCATCCTCGAAAAAGGCACCTCCAACGGCGTAACCACAAATTCAACCGGCGATTACCAGTTAACTGTAAGCTCCAATGCCGTACTGCAATTCCGGTTTGTGGGCATGACAACGCAGGAAATACCGGTGAACGGGCGATCAACTATAAATGTGCAGCTCCGCTCTGATGAACAGCAGCTGGAAGAAGTGGTTGTGGTGGGTTACGGTACCCAGTTAAAACAGGAACTGACCGGTAACGTGGCCCAGGTATCAGGCGAGGCTATCGAGAATATACCGGCCCCCTCCCTTGAGTCGGCTTTACAGGGCCGTGCAGCGGGTGTTTACATTAACCAGGGAAGCGGCAAACTTGGTTCCGGGATGAACATACGTATACGGGGGGCCGCTTCGGTTTCTGCCAGTAACCAGCCACTTTATGTGGTAGACGGCATCCCGGTAACTTCATCAGACATAGGCACTACAAACCTGGAACCGCTTAACCCGATTGCCGACATTAACCCGAACGATATCGAATCCATTGAAATACTGAAAGATGCCTCCGCAGCTGCCATTTATGGTTCCCGCGGATCGAACGGCGTGGTGATCATTACAACCAAACGCGGAAAAGCAGGCAAAACCAACGTAAACTTTAACTACTACACTGGTTTCAGCAGGCCAACCAAGATAAGGGAATTTTTAACCGGGCCGGAGTACATCGAGCTATTCTCGGAAGCAGCCGTAAACGAAGACTTCGATCCGGCAGAAATCTTCGATTTCTTTGGCCTGGATGTTAACTCAACTGTAGACGAGAACTGGGACGAAGAGCCTTTTCAGGATGGAAGTGTTTCGCAGTACGAGGTGTCGCTGAATGGGGGTAACGATAAGACGCGCTTTTATATAAACGGAAACTATAATACCACCGACGGTATTATAGTAGGCAACGAGTTCGACCGGGCAAGCGGTCGCCTCAACATCGACCACAGCATATCAGACAGATTCCGCCTTGGCACCAACCTGTCGCTTATCCGCACCCTGAACAAGCGTGTATCCGACGACAACGCCTTTTCTAACCCGATACAGCTGAACGCCATCCCGTCTATACAACCAAAAATAGACCCCGAGACTGGAGAGCTGAACAGGCGCACTTTATACTATAACAACCTGATAGACCAGCGTGATGGCTTTAACGATGCGCTGACCTACCGTACTATAAGCACCGGCTTCCTCGAATTCGACATCCTGCAGAACCTGCGATTCAGGACTGAGCATGGCGTGGATTTCCTGAACCTGCAGGAGGAACTATACCTGGGCAGGTTAACAGAAGATGGCGGCCCTTCCGGTTACGGCTATAACTCACAGTTCACTTCCATCAACTATAACACCAACAACACGCTAAACTATAACACCCTGGTTAACGACATTCATAAACTGGATTTCCTGATTGGTTTCAGTTACCAGGATGCCAATTCCAAGTCTTCTTCCGTAGAGGCCAGGGGCTTCCCGAGCGACCGGTTCAAAAAGATCGTGAGTGCTTCCCGTATCATCAGTGGCAGTTCCACCGGTACCGATTATGCATTCCTCTCCTACTTTACGCGCGCAAACTATGTACTGAACGAGAAATACCTATTCAGCGGCAGCGTGCGGGTTGATGGATCTTCCAGGTTTGGCAGCGAGAACCGGTTTGGTACTTTTCCGGCAGCGTCTGCAGGCTGGATCATTACCGGGGAGGATTTCCTGAGCGACAACGCCGTGTTAAGCTTTCTGAAACTGCGCACCAGCTACGGCCTGACCGGTAATGCCGAGATCGCCAACTTTGCCCCGCTTGCTTTGTACAGCGCTGCTGCCTACGAAGAAGAATCTGGGCTGATTCCGACCACTTTGCCAAACCCCGACCTGCGCTGGGAAAAAACAAAACAGCTGGATGTCGGGCTGGACTATGGCTTATTTAACGACCGCATTACCGGCGAAATAGATTATTACATTAAAAAAACCGACGACCTGTTGCTAAACCTGCCCCTGCCGGCTACCAGCGGCTATAGTGTGATCACAAAAAATATAGGCAAGCTCGAAAATAAGGGCTTTGAGTTCGTGATCAACACGCAGAACTTTGTAGGCGAATTTACCTGGAACACGAATTTTAACATTGCCTTTAACCGCAACAAAGTAACCGACCTGGGCGGTAACACTATTTTTGGCGACTCACGTGGATTAGGACAGATACGCGAAGGCGAACCGATGGCTGTATTCTGGGGACCAAAATACGCCGGTGTGGATCCGGACAACGGTGATGCTTTATATTATGTGCGTGCCGGTAGCGATGAGGTCACCAACGATTACGGCCAGGCCGAACATCAGAAGCTGGGTAACCCAAACCCCAAAGCCCTTGGTGGTCTTACCAACAATTTCAGTTACAAAGGTTTTGATCTGAGCGTGTTGCTCCAGTTTGTGACCGGTAACGATGTTTATAACATGGCCGGCTTCTTCCAGTCGGTAAACGGTGACTTTTTTGATAACCAGACAAGAGACCAGCTGGACAGATGGCAGGAACCGGGCGATATTACAGATGTCCCCCAGGCACGCCTTTTTGCAGGTAACGGCGCCGGAAAATCTTCCCGCTGGATGCAGGATGGCTCTTTTCTGAGAATAAACTACGTGAACCTGGGCTATAAACTGCCAGAAGCATGGATCAGTAAAGTAAAATTCACTTCTGCCCGGATCTACCTGCAGGCAACCAACCTGCATACTTTTACCGACTACGACGGCTATGACCCGGAAGTGAATACCACCTATTTCGGGCGTAGCAATGTAATGCTTGGTCACGATTTTTATACGCCACCCCTGGCAAAAACCTTCACCCTTGGCGTTAACATCGGCCTTTAA
- a CDS encoding NUDIX hydrolase: MPANKHTPSPKHWKVLKSELVFDEKWYKLRRDEVELPNGSIMDDYYVSVRPDVVLTFPVTESGEVIFVRQYKHAAADIFIELPGGVIDDHENDPEEAAKRELLEETGYTSDDVELVAEVIDNPPKTPTRFTFTWHAMPIK; the protein is encoded by the coding sequence ATGCCTGCAAACAAACATACCCCAAGCCCCAAACACTGGAAGGTACTGAAGTCTGAACTCGTTTTTGATGAGAAATGGTATAAACTGCGTCGCGATGAAGTAGAATTGCCCAATGGCAGCATAATGGATGATTATTATGTGAGCGTAAGGCCCGACGTGGTACTGACTTTTCCGGTAACCGAAAGCGGTGAAGTAATTTTTGTACGACAGTATAAGCACGCGGCTGCCGATATTTTTATTGAGCTGCCGGGCGGTGTAATAGATGATCACGAAAACGACCCTGAAGAAGCCGCCAAACGCGAGCTGCTGGAAGAAACCGGTTATACCTCGGATGATGTGGAGCTTGTAGCCGAAGTAATTGATAACCCACCAAAGACACCAACAAGATTTACTTTTACCTGGCACGCAATGCCTATAAAATAG